A segment of the Hemicordylus capensis ecotype Gifberg chromosome 6, rHemCap1.1.pri, whole genome shotgun sequence genome:
accAGAACTGTAACAATATTCCAAATGTTTATAAGGGtcttataatattaacatttttattttcaatcctcttcctaatgatccctgccATGGAATTTGCTAGGTCCCTCCCCACAAAGTGGTGGAGCAGGACCACTGGCAGCCCATGTGCAGCTGGGGCAGCCGCCCCCGCTgaccctgccccctgcgtctgacgtcagacacagagCTAGCCACAAACACAGctccagccttagtttagctcccgaaggggccgcacggcccctgctggggagctaaactaccaccccccgtgtctgacgtcagatgtggggggcatgttggggctgcgaagcgcggcccctgattgggtgcggcctgggttctttgaacctgtttgcccaatggtagctccacccctgtctccacaccatgcatagttttatagccctccatcatctatctatctatctatctatctatctatctatctatctatctatctattaacacattttaaacacaGGATGCAGGCAGTGGTGCTGCCTACCAATACCACAGAGccttgggcagggggtgggggatacCAGCAACTGGCAGAGAGATTTCCCCTGCTGCCCAGATAATGATGCACTTGGTGGTGGCAAAAAAAGAGGGGGAATTTAGTGAAACCCTCCACACACACTGGAGCCCCACTTCCAAGCAAAAATGTTCTGTGAAGAACTTCAAATTCACCTCTGAATCCACTGTCCGCCAATATAGACTGAGTTAAGGAATTTCCCCTTTGCTTTTGGTGCTAagtacaccttaagtggcgcagcggggaaatgcttgactaataagcagaaggttgccggttggaatccctgctggtactatatcaggcagcagcaatataggaagatgctgaaaggcatcatctcataatgtgcaggaggaggcaatggtaaacccctcctgtattctaccaaagaaaaccacaatgctctgtgggcgccaggattcaaaattgacttgacggaacactttacctttactttaagttTGCCACCCTGGGGACATGACAAGAATATCTTTGCAAAGTAACTCCTTCTGCACCCAAGAGTTTCAGCTTGTGAACGCCCATGAGTCCTCTTTTCATCATCAAAATCCAGAGAGATACATCATGAAATGCACTCCTCTCATATGCCAACTTTATCATATTTGGGGAGGGAGCTTCAGTCTTTGAGCAATGTGAGGACACCACTTGCTATTTTCAGGATGTGATCGGCTGGGGAGATCTGTTCTCTGACTCTGAGTAGCATCAGAATGAGTGAGTAGAGACTGAAAAAGCTGGACGGGGCTGATATGGCAGACCTGGAAACAATGTGCTGGCAAATAGTGTTCTCCTAATAGCTGCCAACATTTTGAGTCTCTGTTGAAATCAAATAATGTTACTGTGATATCTGAGTCTGCTGTTAGATGTGCGGGATTTATAAAGGGTCTAAAGTGCCTTATTTACAGTCATGTCAATTGTCTACGGATTACtgttaagatcataagaacacaaTTAGAGCTTTGTTGGATGAGGCCAAAGAATTCACCCCACCTCTTCCCATTCCTGGATTTTTCCAGAGCAGTGAAAAGCTTGTGGATGCAGCTACACAAATTCATCAAATTCATTCATAATATGTTCATTTTGAAATATACATaaacatattctctctctctctctctctctctctcatcataaTACAAGTATATATAAATAATGGGGATGGTTACCCCACCTTAAAAGAGGTGTTTTTCATTGCCCCTCACATAGAAATGCCTCTTCTGAGACTAGAGAAAACAATCTCACTCAAAATCTGGGTCAGATGAATGCCCAGCCAGGGTAAGATAGCCATGCTCACTccctgtgtttgcaaagatcaaagaggggaaagtgatcattgtgggagctggataggatggcttttcatccaccctttataaaatgctggggacagaatggagGTTGGTCATACCCATTCTACCCAGAGAATGAACCCTATGCCTTATGATGTATATGGCCATATATATGTGTATTATCTAAAAAGAAGGAAAACATACTTCTTGcttcagaaatatttatttatttatttatttatttaacatatttttatactgcctcaaacttacgtctctgggcggtttacaacaaaataaaaacaaaagtaaaacattaattaagaGCTCCTAAATATGGGTaaaacacagattttgattgtgagaatgatcTCAAAGTGTCCTGTTAGTAGGGCAATAAGTTTTCCCCAGTTCTACAAGATGCCCAGAAGATGCTCTCTGACGTTATTCAGCACAGCTGCagcactggtagagcatctgcgtagcatgccaaaggtccctggttcaatccctggcaacatctccaggagagactcctgcctgaagccttggagagtagCTGGCAGTTAGTGTggccaatactgagctggatggaccaatggttttacTCACTGGAAGgaagctttctatgtccctatgtaatcATATGCAAGTTTACATGGATGTAAGTCCTACTGTGTTCAATAGTGCTTGCTCCCTGGTCAGTTTTTAAATAGGATTGCAACCCTATATAGTCATTATAAGGATATTCCTGTTAATTTAAGATCTTGTATTTGTTGGGAAATAAAATTGTTTAGCTCAATGTTTATTGACTACCTTCCATATAAGGAGATAAGACGTATATCTCTGGAACAGTTTCTTTCTGGTATTGTCCCCCTTTTTtgtaaaaccatttttaaaaaaaagtgtgctAGCGAATAGCAGTAGATGTTTAAGTGAAAAGGTGACTGTATATGCATTGCATCAATGCATCTGTATATGCATTGCATCATTGCATCTCTTTTCCCTGCATATATAGAGGATAGTTTTAATGATCAATGATTGTAGAAATTTTGATGCTTTGTACATTTTGTTCATAATTTTGGTTTTTGGTCATAAAGACCTATGGTCTGAAAAGATATAAGCTTGCACCCAAAGTTTTCCTTATTTTGACAAAAGGAGCTTACAAGGGAGGGAGGAATCCTCCTCTGGAAGAAGCTCCTTCCATCTATGGAAGGGATCCTTTCAACGCAACCCATATTCCTTACAGTCCAGAAACCATCACTAGTCCATTatctaagtaagtaagtaagtaagtaagtaagtaagtaagtaagtaaacaaaccaatacacaaataaataaataataagtaagtaagtaaacaaacaaacaaatattaataataaataatctatctcttctcccttctttcctTTGGAAGATCCTTGGACTCTCCTCTCCACTTCCAGTGCACCAGCTTTCAAGATTCAGAACAATATTGTCCACTGCTCAAGGTAAGAAAAACATTATAGTGGATTTGTGGTTTTGATTATGAATACTAGCTGGCCTACAGTGTTGTTAGGCAAAGACCTGACTGATAATCGAGGAAACTGGAGGCTGATTCTGAACAAATGTTGTTTACATTTGATTAATGGAGAGCCCTTAAGAAGTTATTAAGAGCTTGGCAAGTTGTCACATCCATCTGATGGGAGAGGCTGATGGGAGAGTTGGGATGACATCACCCCCTTCACCCCACCCCAGGTGTCCCTTCCATAAGGTAGGATGGGGGAGTAGACCTGGGCGTATATGAGGGGAGGGGTGCAGGCGGCAGCATGTGTTGGGTCTTTGCCACTACAGTTGCAACCGCATTGTCCACCACCTAAAACCTCccttcatttccccctcttcattCCACTGGGGcacacctcttctttcctccacCCAACTTGAGCTAGAAATGCCCCTTGACACCACTGCCTTTGTTGTGGGGCAACAAAACCCCAGAGACCCAGCACAACACCTTCCTTGGTAGTAGTCTAAGAGTGCTCATATGCTCCCACCACTACTAGACTTGTGCAATATTGGATCAAGAATATCAATTCCTGTCTGAAATCCCTGATATCAGATCTTACTGGATATGATTTCAATCCCATATAGGAAAGCCACAGACCCAGTGGGTGCTGGCTAGGGAGTTAACGTGGCACCTCCACACCTTTTTTTTGGAGGTGCAGCACTAAAAATGCaattgagccatttttagaagggcagtatagaaatcaaataaataaagtaaattagaaataaataaaagccaggTCATGCACCAGTTTGAAGACAAAGTGTCTCCAAACCTCCTCCTGATCTAGTTAAATATGGGGTTTCTGGTTGGAAAATCTACTATGGCTCCAACTCCAATATTCTGATGGGGTGCAAACACCCAAATCTGACATTTTTTGTATCTAATCAGACAGGATTAGATcagatcaggagaggagagctggccttgtgttagaaagcatgacttgtccccttagccaagaagggtctgccctgcttacatatgaatgggagactagaagtgtgagccgctctgggaggagcacctgcatactggcatgcagaaggttccaagttccctccctggcatctccaagataaggctgagagagactattgcctgtaagcttggagaagccattgccagtctgtgtaaacaatactgagctagatgaaccaatggcagcttcctatgttcctaactgattTAGCTTAGAAAGAACCCAGCACTCAAGGTGAATAAGAACATGAGATTTTGTTCACTGACCTTTCTAGAAAAGGTTATGTGTATGGCCAGGTCTGACATTAAGGTTCCCtgcacttgcctctgtggggAAGAAATCAATCCCAAATAAATTCATTTGCATGGAAGCAAACAAAGGCTGTTTTATTAGTTGGATTTTCCCCTCTCTTTATTTCACATTGGTAGGAAAAATGGAGAGCCTGAAAGGAAACCACACAAGAGTCACTGAGTTCCTGCTAGCAGCCATTTCTCCAACATGGCAGTCCCAAGCCATCCTCTTTGTCATTTTCCTCCTGGTCTATGCAGCCACCCTAGTTGGAAACACCCTCATCATGCTAACGGTGGGATCTGACCCACGACTACGCACACCCATGTACTTTCTGTTGGGAAATCTCTCCTTCCTAGACCTCTGCTACTCTACAGTCACTGCCCCCAAAATGTTGGTGGACTTCCTGGCTGAGAAGAGGAGCATCTCCTTTGAAGCTTGCATGGCCCAGCTCTTTTTCCTCCATTTTGTGGGTGCTGCTGAGATGTTCCTCCTCACTGTCATGGCATACGACAGGTATGTGGCCATTTGCAAGCCTCTGCACTACCCCCGTATCATGAACAGGCAGCTCTGTAGCTGGTTAGTGGCAGCTTCTTGGACTGGGGGCTTCATCCACTCCACGGTCCAGACCATCCTCACCATGAGGCTACCATTCTGTGGGCCCAATAAGGTGGACAGCTTCTTCTGTGATGTCTCTCCAGTCATCAAGTTGGCCTGCACAGACATCTATGTCATTGAGCTGCTCATGGTGTCCAACAGTGGTCTCATCTCCACCAGCTGCTTCATCATCTTGGTGACCTCCTACGCCACCATACTGGTGAAGATCCGCTCCCCTGAGGGGCGGCGCAAAGCCCTCAATGTCTGTGCCTCCCACCTCGCTGTGGTAACCTTGTTCTTTGGACCCTGCATCTTCATCTATGCCTGGCCTTCCTCCACCTTCTCAAAAGGCAAGCTGGTCTCTGTCCTGTACAATATCAATATCATCACCCCCATGCTGAATCCTCTGATCTACACATTGAGGAACAAAGATGTGAAGTCAGCCATGTGAAAGCTGAGAAGCAAGGACGTAATTTCAGATGGGAAGATGGTGATGTGAGATGGGGGGAAGTGAAGAGAATTATTTCTCAGAATAATGTACCTTTCACAGGAAGATACTGAGTGGAATGAGGTAGCCATTTTGAATGGTATTTATTTGATTCATTAAGTATGATgtcttgattttatttttttgaatcaTTAAGTATGATGTTGTAGAATGTTTTTCCCTGGAATACTTATATTGTGTCACCGGCTTTTTCCACACAGACTTTCCTCAACACTTTTCTCCTTCTATATTCATTGTGTGCAGCATTGTGGGGAACTTGCCAGTGGCCTGGGGACAGGCTCCCATCAGTGGCCTCTCTCCTATCTGCTGCCCCCGCTTCATTGGCCATGCCACTGGTATCgacatcagatgtagggtgtatggccattaggggtgtgcatggaaccggctggcccagttcggtttgggttttgaccggactcgaacctgactggaccagtttggtccagcacccttcGAAAACACCCCCCGccctgggtctggtccagttgGGGGGGCTGTTTCacgattttcttttaaaaaaaatttaaccttctgccccttcagggggcttcctatcCACcacaggtgtatgtgtgtgtgtgtgtctgcaaacaTCCCCTTGCTCCCCGTCAGCCTCTCAAATCACCGCTGCGGCCCATCCGGACCCTCTTTTTTGGATCGGTAGatcattgcggtggccattttggaggccgccgtgcatgtgcaaatggcctctgcaaggtctggcatggcccaggaccCCTCAGAAACCATTTGTGCATGCCTGGTGGCATTTTgtttggggctttaaaaaaaattaaaattggccaccgcgcatgcgtaAATGTACTATAAAGAATTTCAAGAAATAATAACTTGCCCATTAACTGAAGTAATGAATGCAATACTAATTCAATATGCTCTACCTGattcttggcaagaagcattcatttcttTAATTCATAAAGAAGGAAAAGACCCCTCTTGTCCTGAATCATACCGGCCTATATGCCTAAGCGATTTATGAAAGACAATATCAGATTTGTGCTGAATGCAATAGACAATATAACGAGGACACAAACAAAAGAGGCAATGATTTTCATAGATGCAGAAAAAGCCTTTGATAATTTGGATTGGTCCTTCCTGTTTGCAGTTTTAGAAAAAATGAACTGTGGTTCTAACTTTCTATCCTGGATCCAAAGTATTTACCAACAACAATCAGCTAAGATAATAGTAAATGGGTCTCTTTCTCAAAATTGTATTATTAATAAAGGTAGTAGACAAGGATGCCctctttctccattgcttttcaTATTAGCTTTAGAACCCCTGGCAGTGAAAATTCGACAGGAACAAAGAATTTGTGGTATTACTATGGGAAACTAAGAACATAAATTAAAACTGTAAATATTGCAAATATATTATCCTAGTATTTTTtagcctgttaaaataacgggcactagttgggttacgtttttcccctctcctccacccggctgggcccaccgccacctctggccccacactcttgcctctcttctcctccctcccacccgaatctcttgccctctctccccctcccacccctctctctcccctcccctccctctcaccctcctgtcccagtcactcttgcccctttcccctgccccactcccacttgcctttccccctcccccaatccctcttgcccctccccctgccccattccctcttgcacttgctcctcccctctgccccactgcctctttccctggcccctccccctgtcccactccctcttgcccttgcccctccccctgccccactccctcttgcccttgcccctccccctgtcccactccctcttgcccttgccccttcccccctgctccactccctcttgcccttgccccttcccccctgccccactccctcttgcccttgcccctccccctgccctactccctcttgcccctcccccctgccccactccctcttgtccttccccctcccctgcccctctagccctccccctcccccctgccacactccctcttgcccttccccccctcctttttgaaAGTTTTACTTACCTGGCTGCCAAGAAGCTGCTGAGGCGGCTGCCAACACCCTTGCTAAGGCCGCCGCCTGCTCCGCGGCCGGGACCCTGAGAAGGTTCGCCGGCCTCCTCCGTCCATGGTGGGGCCAAGTGTGGCCTCCAGCGGGCCGGGCCCAGTCCTTTCGCCGCAGTGGCAGCCACCGCCATCGGCCCCAGTCGGGCCTCCGCAGCCTCCACCACCAGCAGGCCCAGTTTCTTCGCTGGCAGTCACCAGCGGGCTCTGTTCCCCTGCCTGCGGCCTCCGCCGCCAGCGGACCCAGTATCCTCACCGCGGCCACCTTTGCCCTCCTCAACATGGCTGCCAGCAGGTTGGGCCCAGTgctctcgctgctgccaccatcggCCCCAGTTGGCCAACTGCGGCCtccaccgccagcgggcccagtctcctcGCCAGCGGCCGCCAGCGGACTCAGTTCCCCCGcccgcagccaccaccaccagcgggcccagtctccccgcCGCAGCCGCCTTTgccctcctcaacatggccgcccatatctgggcggccatatctttcacgcacgttctgggcatgcgctctgcgggTTGCAAAAGGACACGGGCACACACCTTACCACTTTATTATAGAAGACTGCAAATATAAGTTTTGGAGAGAGAATTCATATACTCTACAGAGTTTAATTCAGGATAAGTCTAAGGTGAAATATCTCCAAATGTTATCAGAACATTCGGCTCAACAACCTCCATGGTTACATTATCTTCAGATCAGTTCAACTGTGCAGAAAGACTTACAAAGACAA
Coding sequences within it:
- the LOC128330285 gene encoding olfactory receptor 4Q2-like isoform X1, yielding MESLKGNHTRVTEFLLAAISPTWQSQAILFVIFLLVYAATLVGNTLIMLTVGSDPRLRTPMYFLLGNLSFLDLCYSTVTAPKMLVDFLAEKRSISFEACMAQLFFLHFVGAAEMFLLTVMAYDRYVAICKPLHYPRIMNRQLCSWLVAASWTGGFIHSTVQTILTMRLPFCGPNKVDSFFCDVSPVIKLACTDIYVIELLMVSNSGLISTSCFIILVTSYATILVKIRSPEGRRKALNVCASHLAVVTLFFGPCIFIYAWPSSTFSKGKLVSVLYNINIITPMLNPLIYTLRNKDVKSAM
- the LOC128330285 gene encoding olfactory receptor 4Q2-like isoform X3 — translated: MDVRNHTRVTEFLLAAISPTWQSQAILFVIFLLVYAATLVGNTLIMLTVGSDPRLRTPMYFLLGNLSFLDLCYSTVTAPKMLVDFLAEKRSISFEACMAQLFFLHFVGAAEMFLLTVMAYDRYVAICKPLHYPRIMNRQLCSWLVAASWTGGFIHSTVQTILTMRLPFCGPNKVDSFFCDVSPVIKLACTDIYVIELLMVSNSGLISTSCFIILVTSYATILVKIRSPEGRRKALNVCASHLAVVTLFFGPCIFIYAWPSSTFSKGKLVSVLYNINIITPMLNPLIYTLRNKDVKSAM
- the LOC128330285 gene encoding olfactory receptor 4Q2-like isoform X2, producing MEVGNHTRVTEFLLAAISPTWQSQAILFVIFLLVYAATLVGNTLIMLTVGSDPRLRTPMYFLLGNLSFLDLCYSTVTAPKMLVDFLAEKRSISFEACMAQLFFLHFVGAAEMFLLTVMAYDRYVAICKPLHYPRIMNRQLCSWLVAASWTGGFIHSTVQTILTMRLPFCGPNKVDSFFCDVSPVIKLACTDIYVIELLMVSNSGLISTSCFIILVTSYATILVKIRSPEGRRKALNVCASHLAVVTLFFGPCIFIYAWPSSTFSKGKLVSVLYNINIITPMLNPLIYTLRNKDVKSAM